CTGAATGAAAAGTAGATGCCTTTAAGGAATGGAGAGGTCATAACAATACATGATTTGAGATGaaagtatttctaaatttaattccaactgacatgaataaaaataaaggtatatcaactaaaaatgtatgaaaagctaCTGAAGGAAAAGTGCTGCAAGATACAGCATTTACACATTAACTGTCAAGGTAATCCACACAATTGAatcttttctctctcactttttttttgtttactttttttgttcaCATAACTGAATCTTAATTTCAAATTACTCATTTTAGGTCTAAGCATTTCATTTATCTGCTTCACGATACTAAAATGTGGTGACAGAAAGATTAGAATGATTTGGGCAGTATAAATTACTAAGACCTGCCTGTATCTGTCAACAGCTTATAGCTTAATCTCTTAGAATTTCAGGTGACACGGCATCTTTACTCAAAGTAAAGCACCTCTCAGGTCTAATTTTTGTTTGCTGCATACAAAAAATGCCTTTAGGCTGCTTtacagtgtatatatttatagcccGCACATTTTTTATATTCAACTAGTTTCAACGTTCAGCTTCCATCAGATACTACTTTGAATTCTCTTTGAGGAAGTCTGAAAATTAGTTCCCTTTCTGGGTACTTACTTCCATTTCTGCTCTGTCCGTTTCATACTGACACAGTCTGTCCTTTAAACATCTGCATTCTTTAATTAActccttgtttccttcctccagcatcagAACTCGTCTGCTCATGGCTTCAAGTTTCCCCATGTGATCCAGAAATGGCTCTGGGGTATTAAAtattgtcttttcacttctggCTTCATTCCGAGCAACTTCTAGTTGCTGTCGAAGCAATGTGTTTTCACTTTGCAGTGAAAGAGTGCCTGCTTTGCAATGTATTTGATGACGTCCCCTTGTTTGCTCTGAGACAAgggttcagtttccttgtttgaacGCTGGGCTTGGCCTCGGTCTCTGTGCACACACTGTAATACCAACGTCGTTGGTCTAAGAGCATCTCTCCTGGGATGGAGCTCAATTTCTGGGCCACGGAATTGACGTTCAGCTTCAGCAAGTTGCTGAGGAAGCACCTCGCTGCTATCTTTTGGGTCAGACAGCTCAAAATCCATTGTGTCCTGTAAGTGAAACCCCTCATCTCTTACTCTTTGAACTGTAACGCAATAAACTGACATATCATAATTTCCTTTGAAGTGGAAGACTAATCTCTAAGTTTATACAACAAAAAGTTTGCAGTAACTGGGTATCCAACTGGAAAAACTTAAGGTggatacaaatctcaaacttcaaCCAGAAATCCCCTAAagttcaaaaatttaattaaagacagtgaatccatgaaagctaaaaagaaaccacaaaaggatgtttaagaagctcagaatcggaaaggcctttctttctctgaaatacaacaaacccaaaaggcttaaaataaaaaatgcataaatctgactacacttaaaaattatatctgacaTCTAACCTTTACAGCTACCCCCAAAGTAAGAGCCTTAGCTCTGTAGAAATTGGGACAGGTTAGATTTCCTAAAAAATTCTTTCCTGAGAATATTCCATAAACATTCtccctttctaacatttttagagcgagttataagaattacatctacGGATAAATGATAAACCTAAGCACTGTACTAAGCACGTCTACAAACATCAGTTAACTCATTTAGCTGTGACAATTCTGGAATAAAGGGTTAAAAACACAAGCAAGCTGCAGGGTTTTCCCCAGGGCTTCTGAGTCTAGACTCTTACACCAAACCAAAGCtacttctctaggataaatacataaacacaagagAAGCCTTCTATTTCCCTAATGGTGAATACACTAAAGGTAAAGAAGGTCAAATTTACAGAGCTCTTCTTAGAAAATCAGGAGACTATTTGCTtctgcaataatttttatttcttcttcatgctGTTTATAACAGTAATGGATGTGAAACAGCAGGGAAATACAGTgaactgttttattaaaaataaagtcctGATCAATAAATTATCACTAAGAATAGATTATGGCATATCTATCACTGTATTCGAAAGCTCCTTGTACTGAAATCGGATACCACATGGAGCAGAGAGTTACCTTTTATCACACGTAGGAGAATGACACCCAAACTACGGTTTCTGAACTGGCTATACTTTTTCCTCCTTACCATCGGTGGAAATGATAAAGTAACCTCTCCATTCGTCTATCAAAGGAGTGAGATCACTGCCAGAAACTAGAATGCTTGCCGTTAGTAGCAACAGTTTTGGATCATGGAAAGTTCATCAATTCCTATGGACAATATTAACAGCCTCTCCTTGGATGAGGCCATTGTGAATGTCACTACATCACTGTTGCCGGCAAGTggatttgaattcaaaatatCGCTTTATCCAATAGACCGGAAATGAAACCCCcagaaaatgtatttacatatgcAGGCTTTTAAAACCCTCTATACTTTCTGTACCTACAGTTTTGGTTTTTAAACTATATAAGTAtacaaattcacacacacacgtttgaagatgactaaagaaaatacctcagcattcattttctcattagccttttctgcctccttttgttgGGAAAGACGATGGGCCAGGacttcatcttgtattactcggGCATTCTGCTCTCGGGAAAGTTGTCTCTGAGCGTCATTTCGCTCTTCTAAAACCTGGAGACATATGACATTAGGGTTTGGGTTTTACAccatgaaaaaaagtcaaaaaaagctTAGGaggggaatctttaaaaaaatttttaaaacctgttaaTAAGAAGTAGCCTTTTTAAGCACAGGGACCTTTAATGCACATAAATAACAAATTCTAATACACATGACAGCTAAATGTATCACAGAGCAAAAACACAAGGGATGTagtatcatgaaagaaaaacttttttagcactttttaacttgagttaaagtcattttacaatgttgtgtcaaattccactgtagagcacaatttttcagttgtacatgaacatatatatattcattgtgactttttttggggagctaccacaagatcttgcatatatctccctgtgctgtacagtataatcttgtttatctattctgcatatgcctgtcagtatctacaaattttgaaatcccagtgacagaaaatttctttataaggcATTTAACCAGTTCCATCATAGTCTCAAGGTGATTTAGCCtggattttaacttcaaaaagcCAAAATTAACACCTGGATTTGAATTAGACTTGTTACTTTGTTCAATGGACCAAAACCGTCAATCCTTATGTTAATGATGAAGCTCAATTTAActtccattccttcattcagAAAAGACACAGAGCATCTATTAGATGCCAAGAACACCAAGAAATTAGTAAATTAAGCTCTAAATGTCATAGTTCATATTTAGGATGAgataacttttatttgttttaaatgaaaatatagattaattcaaaagaatattataaataatattgatgaAACAGTGTTAGAGGTACAAAACTTTCACATTATGACTAATTTACCTGATTTGGTTTATTCCTTACGCTCTTCAGTTTGCATTCTAGTGCTCGGGCAGTGCTTTCAAGTTGTTGTTTCAGGTCAACTTGCTCAttgtattgtttctcttttctttttaaatcatccttacatttttcatataatgtataagcatttttcttcttcttgttttcttgttCTAATGTGCATCTGCAGTGAAATATGCttaccttaaaatttatttttaagtttaaaaattaaaagttcactTTATGATGTGATTCTTCACATGCTCATTTATTACCCTAATGGaatttctatgttctcaatttttttttcatttctaagtctcacattttaatttcctcACTTCAATCTCTTCATaaaggtatacacacacacatacgtttgaaaagtagcaatgaaaagacaaaatgctACTGGGTTTCAGACAAGAGTAACTCTGGTCAATAGTGTAGGAAAGAAATCTTGCAATTATTCAGTAAGGTTTGAATTGAAAATTacccttttttccccacatagtcATAAATTACTCCTTCATTGGGACAGAGAATTTAGTTACTAATTAAAAGAGAATTTGCTATTTAGAAACAAGTTTATAAGttcatgagagataaaatttaaactttctGAAGTATTACAGGGACTCCTACATGATCTCCAGCGGAAGGTTAACATCCGCAGGTGTCTTTGCCAGAACACAGACCCGCTAATTAGCATAATCCAAGGCGAGGCTGGGGAGTCTACTCCCTGATGCCCTATactatgtttcttcttttgcaacACTTTGAAGTTACCttgtggaatattatttatttaatcatttttaaatcccttttggtACAAGGTAGGATCCAcagtaagtaattaaaaaataaagagtaatccATGCTTTCAGCATAGACCTTTGAACTAATCTTATCTCTGTATGAGAGCGATGCTGAATAAACTAACCAGTAATCACTTTCCACTTTACTTTTCAGTCCATCCATTCATATGTTAAGAATCAAACTGcataaatttttcttaaagtttctgccttgagaaaaatggtcatttcataattctgcaagtgggaatgtaaagtaataCAAACTTTCTGGAGGACAATTGAGATATAAGGATCaaagatttgttttaaagaaatataggaggatatatatatgtgtgtgtatatatatatatatatgtatatatatatatatatggctgtgttatttccaagagtctcatattccacaatattaatgaaattttctcccctgtaaaatCCCAAAAGGTAAGTGAGCAATTATAAGACTTCTCCTACATACCTACAgtattaaagtaaatataaagagttcaaatatttctttaaaaccaagaaattcagTACCTCATGCGGCAGAGCTCTCGTTCCCACTCCACATTTTGAAGTTTTAACTGTGATTTTGCTTCTCTTGTTTTCAGCAGCTCTGTGTGTAGCCAGttcaccttattttccatttctttaagttttccTCTAAGTACTGCACAGTCAGATTCTTTAAGTTCTATTGATCTGACTGAATCAACTGGATCCTGAATGTTCAATAAccgatcagaatctgcattaggaagaaaacaaaaacagaaacaaaatacatGAATACTTTTTGTGTATAAAGAACTGTgcattttcacattcattcatccatacgTTGAACAAATGGATATTGAGCATCTATAACGTGCAAGACATTCTTCTAAGCTCTGCAGATATTAAAAGAGTGACAAAGTAGTATTATGAACATTACgcaaataaatttgacaactcagATGAAGTGGGTAAAATTCCTTGAAGGGGAGAAATTACAATAGCtcaattaagaaagaacaaacaagCTAAAAAAGCCCtatatcttaaaaacaaaaacaaaagtcctATTTAAAGACCTTatgacaaagaaaactccagtccCAATGGttacactggtgaattctaccaagtattttaggaaaatttaataccagttctacacaaattctcctcaaaaaacgaagaggaagaaatatgtcCTCATTCTCTAAAACTGACATTACCCTgaatccaaaaccagacaaagatattacaagaaagaaaactaatgtcatgaaaatggaggtaaaaattctaaacaagACATTAGCGaattaaatccaacaatacaggaTAATTCATTGTGACCAAGTCGGGTGTATCCCAAGAATGCAGGGCTGTTTTAACACTTAAAAGTCAATGCtattcatcatattaacaaactaaaaaagaaaccatatgatcatgtcaGTGGATAAAAAGAGGCACTTGTCAAACCTCAACAcctattcctgataaaaacttcCAGGAAACTAGGAACCAAGGGATCATCTTCACTATGACAAAGATCTATGCTAAGCCTACAGCTGACACCATACGCAACGTTGAAAAACAGAATGCTTTTCCCAGAAGGTGAGGAACCGGACAGGAGTGGCTTCTCTTACTCCTTCTAATCAGCACCGTACTGGAGCCAGTGCAATCAGGCAACATAAAGAACCAAAAGGCATCtggatgggaaatgaagaggtaaaactgtcagctAATCAGCGGGGAATATGATTATATGGTGCGAGTCAGCTAACTCCAATCTGTGGGCTGGGTTGCTTGCTTTGGTAAATAAACTTTTACCACATCCATTACAGCCACGTccattaacttgtgtattgtctatggctactCTTGTTGCAACGGTGACAGAGCTGATTAGCTGtgacagggaatgtatttatttattggctgCAAGTCTTAAATGTGAACTATCTTTAGTAAGACagtagtttaaagaagaaaaagcttgaCCACCTCTggttatgtagaaaatctgagagAATCCATAAAAAGGCTACTAGAACTAACAAATAGGTTCAGCCAGGTTGGAGGGCACAGAGTCAGCATAcagaaatcaactgtatttctatcatcagaaactaaaatttaaaatacattattttaaaacaaataaataaaaatatacaacttataatctcactgaaaaataagaaatacaggtaaactcataaaagacggaaagacccagacactaaaaactctaaaatattactgagaaaatcaaggaagaccTATGTAAACGGAGAAATCAACTTTGTTCGGGGTTAAAAATTCCGTATTGTTAAgaagtcaattctccccaaattaatctacagattcaacataatctaCATCTCATTTCCAGGACACTAtcagactttttttgttttttttacattgacaagctgattctaaaactcaTGTGGAAAGAAgggtaataaaaggaaacaagatgAAGCCAGAGGACTGTGGCCTTTAACCATGGAGCTACAGAAGCAGGAGCTGGATTTTAGGCAAGGAGGTAACAaagacctgaattttaaaaactgtctagTAATCACGGTTGCGGTGTAGACCAAGGTCCCAGGAGGcagagcggcggccaagaaagtcCTGAGGTGATTTCAGCGTTCTAGGAGGGAAGCAGCGATGACCTGACCCCGGGTGAAGGCGTAGGAGCAGCAGaggcaacagaaagcacagggAGAGGGGACGGCCACAGCCCCTGGCTGGCAGCGCACACGTCTGATTCTGCTTCAACACAGAGCAGGCTTCTGAGACGCAGCGGCCTGTGATGCAGCCGCGCTCCCCGGGCAGCGCTGGGTGTGCACACGTCACCGCGAGACACTTAAACAGGCTGTGCAGTCACATGGGGGGGGCCTACCTTCACTCTCCGGGCCAAGTCGTTTGACTGGCCTCAGGGTGTTCTTAGAGTTATGGAAAAGCGACTCAGAATCCTCGGAAGCTGTCCCCGGTGACAGAGTTAAGTCATCGAGGCCATCCACAGAATTCATCTGCTCTTTGACCTACgaataaataatgctatttcacagtgtccaacatagttataaaatatgctcAGTGTACAGAGGTGATAGATATCCATCTTTTTATGAGAGCAAAAACAGAGACACTTCTCGAAAGAACTGATTTCTGTCAAAAGGCTAACTTTATCAATAGTGtttctaaatgatttttaagtaaatgtttctacaacaaaggaggattttctgtttttccactctatcttttataatttttttttaccacaggAAAACAATATTCAGGAAGGTTTTTTTGCCTCAATTCCAAGGATAAAGTTTAACTATAAATGATTATAGATCCTAACAATACTTTAAGTTTTGTAACTAGATAGAAtgctattaaaaactaaatattaaataattatttattgactctaaaagtctagtttgaaaggcaatttcttttgaactgtgttattaaagcacagaaaacagtattaatccagaaatttaaatttacatttttacataccTGTGAGTGGTTATTTTCACTTCCATcaagtctttcttcctcttcctcagatgTCCTTTCTAAGTCTAGGTCTGCTGAAAAATGAATGTGCTtagttaaaattcattttcatctAGAACAGCTAGATAAAAGGCATCAcctttataaaaacataaaacacatttcatcaattGACAGTTTAAATTAAGCTTCATCTTTAGCCGgatatttacttctttaagaaatacttctaattatttaaaacttcaaCAAACTATTTGGGAAATACTAGATGTTACCAGATTAAAGGCATACAAACATCTCAAAGTTTCACTCACAAACTGATTCACCagacaagaacaaaacaaagagaaataaaacaaaatttaaaaatacagtagaaatatacaaagtCACGGTAGACTCTATTCTCTACCTCCTAACAGTACCTTTTTTAACAACATACCAAGCTTCAAGAGCAATGTCATTCATGGTTTCCAAAATTATTGctactttttatgcttttatctttcctttatctGAAACGTTTCCCTCTACTGTTCTGACAAGTTCCTTTGCCTCTTTGAAGACTCAGCCTGCTCTGTGAAGTCCTCCTTGATTACAGCTCTCTTTCCGCAGAGACACAGGGATCTCTTTCCTTGGAGCTACCTTGgtacttcacagatttttctagTGTGTCTTCACCAGCTGAACTGTAAACTATTTCTTTACATGTCTATCCTCTTTGCTCCCATGCTGTAGAGGACACTCTCTTAAAAGTATCTGTGTATAAACTATTTATTAGAAAAACTTTCAGTTTTGAGCTTGTAGTCACTACTATAGGAGATAACTGAGAATCTTTTCCAAATACAACATTAATTCTGCAGGTAAGgatagaaaagataaaactacagGAGCAGAAAAAACATTGTAAGACTTATTACTACAGCTCTGATTATATCACTGATTAAGGCACTAAATTAATTggtatataaagtagaacacgtATTAGATGTGGTTAATCAACAGACTGGGTATCCTAGAAGAATTAGAATTGATattccatatattatttttaagtgatcaaGCACTCCTTAAAAACCAATATCCTTTTCGACCCAtcaatccattaaaaataataaaacaagctgaTACACTGTGCGGACACAGTTAAGAAGGAGGTCCTGTGTAGCAAATTCCCAATGTCTGCCACTACCGCTGGGAAAGCCACTTCTAACATacagaaaggcagagaatatactagaaatactttgatatttagttgcagaggtgctttttcagttacactgaatacagctataacaaatatttataaattcagagctagataaaaataaagctaagaaaccatactttgagaaGGGAATCTTTGGATGTCCACCTAGGTTTCCCAACTACTCACAAAGCTCTAGACATCATCCTCCTACCCGCTCTCAGGAGTGTGCTAAATACTATTCTGAATGAACTTACTTTCTCCTAATTCTCTTTGCTATTTAATATGTTGCTTTGATCAGAGGTTGAATGTAAATGTCATGCAAAAAGGTATTGTCCGGTTGTAGGTTGCATAAAAGGAGTAAACACAAAGGAGATCCTGCCACAAAATGATTTCTGCAAAGTCAGAGTATGGTGAAGCCACGCACAGGTAGACCATGGCTAGCTCTCTGTGCTGCTTTATTACcttctttgctgcttctgttCTCTGGCAGCTGTGACTCACACAGGCCACGGAGCGCTGCGTTTTCTGACAGAGACACGGCTCCAATATTCACCTGGTCTTTATCTACCAGGGCCGTCTGCCTCAGTTCTGTGGGTGCTGACTGGTTTGTGGTCACTGATTGTGATACCAACGGACATTTGTCAACTTTCAAATGCTTGGCTCTTTGACCAGCCTCATTATTGAGGCTCAAACTAGTAGAAACCCACTCTGAAGGACCTGAAAACAAAGTTTCCACTTATTAGAATGTGAATAACAATACAAACTTGACTAACTTTTACAAATTCTCttcccagagcagcagccccatgccctcctctcccccaaacacactgctccttcccagctggttgcaCTTTACATGTCATTGCTGTTCATATAGGGaaccactgtctctcttttttctacctTTTCTAGTATTACTAATTTGGATTCACTCATCACTCTCTAGaaaacagtctatattctgtaagagctttatgaataattacaactcttcaacatatgaagtttttcattaacaaaatgtatGCCTAACCAGCCATTTACTGGACGTTTAAATATGCATGACAGTATTGAGTCCTAGAGATGCGGGCTTTAAGAAAACTTCTACTGAATGGTACTATTTAAATTACAATGAGGCAGTCTTTCCTCAATGTACCAATATCTTCAGAATTCTTACCTTAAGCCTTGGATAAACATCATAAATTTATGTAAGAAAGGATAGCCTTGAGTGActaattttttccatataaaaatagGGTAAATCTAGGTACAAACTAGATCCAAAGAGTACAGAGTGCCATCAGACAGGAAATACataacaaaaatgttttccttttttaaaaagaattaagttgtcagattcaaaatttttaaggcaagttaaagaaaaaaaggcaagaaatgtagACGTGAACTTTAAAGCCCACCTCATCACAAGGGCCCCTTTATTATTTCACACCCATGAACCCTGTTTAAAACAGCAGTTCTCAAGTGTCATCTGAGAAGCCCTGAAGCCCCATGTTCCCTCCATCTAGGGAGTCCaggaggtcaaaactattttcacaataatactgaatgctattttcattctcattctctgttaagtgtgcagtggAGGTTTCCAGATACATGACATTTGAGAACATCATAGCTCTAATGGCTAATGGAATGTTTGTGCgtgcttgttttttaaatctttcagttcTATTTTCTAATATACTAAACATCAATAGATACAACCCACTTAACAGTTCTtcagaattttcaataatttttagtagtataaaaaatatcctaaacccaaaaacttttaggattattgctttaaaagatcatatctacCAAACATTAAGGTAGGACTAATTACttccatcatttttaataatcaaagacaccacacacacacagagagagagagagcgctaaTCAAAACATCCAGTTGCCTTAAGACCTTTGGgctagggaaatagctcagtggtagagcacatgcttagcatgcacaaggttctgggttcaatccctaggaccttcattaataaataaatacagaaataaatatcatcaatgtgatagcactagatgaaataattaaagtgaaatatgacTGACATGTTAGCAAGTGAAGCTTTACTCTACATAAAGGTCAGAAttcaattaagcattttaaaactctggaaaaatcttAGAACCTAATAATCTCTCAGAATCCCTGAGAAGTACAGGGACTCCAAACTGAGCACTTTGGTGTCTCCCAACATCAATAGAAACATCCAAGTcaaagctgacattttaaaactctatttcttatgcttatacatatttttcaaacatggatACCGATCATAACACCTGCCTTACTTATATCATCTttcaattaaattagaaaaaataaaaggaattaggaataagaagactgtacttcatttcacagttaaatttgtattgcaaaatttacctgatttgaatctttgtaaattcttcATTGCTCGTGTTTTTTTAGGAACAGAATCTTTCACTCCAACTGCAGGCTGAATGGTTTTTGAAACAAACTGATTAATCATGTGCATTTGATACAATCTGTAGTAATAATTCaaggggggagggtctagctcagtggcagagtgcctgcttagcagtacatgaggtcctaggctaaattcccagtaccctcattaaaaaaaaattcaagataaaagtataaaagttttTACCTTCAGGTGAGGATATTTTTCAATAGAACCTAAAAGCCAAAAGGGACACATAATCAATTATAAGTAAATATGAAAGCCAACTATCCAGTCATGCGGTTAGTACTGAGCGCAATCCTCATGCTTGCTTTGGAAATGAACACGTTAGGTTtcggtgttttgtttttcaggggcAGTTAGGACAGCAACAAGACAGACATATGAATCCATGATAGATACTGAATAAAGAGCAGGAATATAGGTTTAACAAAACATGCAGTTAAGATGTCAAAAGTACGAGTACGTTTcaaatgactttataaaatagaaacgtgCACATATACAAGTGTGAACATGCTGCCTGAGGAGGAGAAAAGCGATTTTTAATCAGAGGAACAAGTCACGGCTCCAAGAAGACAAAAGTGAAAGCTGATGGTAAAATGCAACAGCACATCTTTCATGCGACTGACACCATTAGACTACAAGTGTTTATCATGCTCTTCAATTTGTCCTGTGATTCAGGAAGTCCACAGTTGTGATGGCAGTTCATTTGAATGTGCAGTTCACTTCTCGTCAGAGAAAGTGTTATGAATTGATCAGCCTGGATACACACTTGTAGAATAATcgttcataaaaatattcatattttcccATATCCACATGGGCTACCGATATGCCTACATTTCTTGGATCCTCTAGCCATCAAAGTTTCTTGATCCACTCATGCAAGAAAGAATGTATACTGAGTTTTCAATATTGAAATCTggtgatcaaaaaaaaatttcattgccACAGAATTATTAGACATTAAAAGTCTTTTATGTTTCAAAACCTGTGTAGTATTCACTTAAAATAACAACTTTAGCATTTATGGAATGAATcctattaatttcttttatttccaaaattggtTTGGTAAATCAGGCTAATGTATAAAAGGATTCTTGTGAAATAAATATCTTAtcaaaaaataacatatattaaaaacaacaacaacaacaacacagccAATGCTTCATATTCAAGTTAGTCTCATTTGAATAACAAATACCAATACAACATTTATCTTTGAAGCCTGATAGGAGGAGAGGCTGTGGTTTACCCCAATTCTAGGCCCCCTCCTGATTCCAGTATTCTCTGGATTGGCAATGATC
This genomic interval from Vicugna pacos chromosome 24, VicPac4, whole genome shotgun sequence contains the following:
- the LOC140688972 gene encoding ankyrin repeat domain-containing protein 26-like isoform X2 encodes the protein MARGSKKCRHIGSIEKYPHLKPAVGVKDSVPKKTRAMKNLQRFKSGPSEWVSTSLSLNNEAGQRAKHLKVDKCPLVSQSVTTNQSAPTELRQTALVDKDQVNIGAVSLSENAALRGLCESQLPENRSSKEDLDLERTSEEEEERLDGSENNHSQVKEQMNSVDGLDDLTLSPGTASEDSESLFHNSKNTLRPVKRLGPESEDSDRLLNIQDPVDSVRSIELKESDCAVLRGKLKEMENKVNWLHTELLKTREAKSQLKLQNVEWERELCRMRCTLEQENKKKKNAYTLYEKCKDDLKRKEKQYNEQVDLKQQLESTARALECKLKSVRNKPNQVLEERNDAQRQLSREQNARVIQDEVLAHRLSQQKEAEKANEKMNAEARMRQLQQELAGTRKKVSMLEASLEVTAHHQTNSENKRQDGERKPHQTANPNADLPAKEESTSSVLLHLSAETQLLLKEILSVKQMQKKCEALEEEKKKLEEEAVNFRRHLEMNTVEHSQVEQDKRETEEQARRAVVEALKELRRAMQYRWETEEQGRHDVVEKLKEISQFLQAQAASQEDLLRECKRASVSQMERRVQDLETELRRKASQLDCNEKELEKYRQLYLEELKNRVSLANQLNSANERLAEMNTDLQLEKQHKSSFLGSVPARPVDRPPPAESSSTAESSSTAESSSTAESSSTSVEPERSRPTRKRRFRNFPHPTTSMSDLLKMRKKLINNVSRELKEATTELESKSYGLSRRLDG
- the LOC140688972 gene encoding ankyrin repeat domain-containing protein 26-like isoform X1 produces the protein MARGSKKCRHIGSIEKYPHLKPAVGVKDSVPKKTRAMKNLQRFKSGPSEWVSTSLSLNNEAGQRAKHLKVDKCPLVSQSVTTNQSAPTELRQTALVDKDQVNIGAVSLSENAALRGLCESQLPENRSSKEADLDLERTSEEEEERLDGSENNHSQVKEQMNSVDGLDDLTLSPGTASEDSESLFHNSKNTLRPVKRLGPESEDSDRLLNIQDPVDSVRSIELKESDCAVLRGKLKEMENKVNWLHTELLKTREAKSQLKLQNVEWERELCRMRCTLEQENKKKKNAYTLYEKCKDDLKRKEKQYNEQVDLKQQLESTARALECKLKSVRNKPNQVLEERNDAQRQLSREQNARVIQDEVLAHRLSQQKEAEKANEKMNAEARMRQLQQELAGTRKKVSMLEASLEVTAHHQTNSENKRQDGERKPHQTANPNADLPAKEESTSSVLLHLSAETQLLLKEILSVKQMQKKCEALEEEKKKLEEEAVNFRRHLEMNTVEHSQVEQDKRETEEQARRAVVEALKELRRAMQYRWETEEQGRHDVVEKLKEISQFLQAQAASQEDLLRECKRASVSQMERRVQDLETELRRKASQLDCNEKELEKYRQLYLEELKNRVSLANQLNSANERLAEMNTDLQLEKQHKSSFLGSVPARPVDRPPPAESSSTAESSSTAESSSTAESSSTSVEPERSRPTRKRRFRNFPHPTTSMSDLLKMRKKLINNVSRELKEATTELESKSYGLSRRLDG
- the LOC140688972 gene encoding ankyrin repeat domain-containing protein 26-like isoform X3 — protein: MARGSKKCSIEKYPHLKPAVGVKDSVPKKTRAMKNLQRFKSGPSEWVSTSLSLNNEAGQRAKHLKVDKCPLVSQSVTTNQSAPTELRQTALVDKDQVNIGAVSLSENAALRGLCESQLPENRSSKEADLDLERTSEEEEERLDGSENNHSQVKEQMNSVDGLDDLTLSPGTASEDSESLFHNSKNTLRPVKRLGPESEDSDRLLNIQDPVDSVRSIELKESDCAVLRGKLKEMENKVNWLHTELLKTREAKSQLKLQNVEWERELCRMRCTLEQENKKKKNAYTLYEKCKDDLKRKEKQYNEQVDLKQQLESTARALECKLKSVRNKPNQVLEERNDAQRQLSREQNARVIQDEVLAHRLSQQKEAEKANEKMNAEARMRQLQQELAGTRKKVSMLEASLEVTAHHQTNSENKRQDGERKPHQTANPNADLPAKEESTSSVLLHLSAETQLLLKEILSVKQMQKKCEALEEEKKKLEEEAVNFRRHLEMNTVEHSQVEQDKRETEEQARRAVVEALKELRRAMQYRWETEEQGRHDVVEKLKEISQFLQAQAASQEDLLRECKRASVSQMERRVQDLETELRRKASQLDCNEKELEKYRQLYLEELKNRVSLANQLNSANERLAEMNTDLQLEKQHKSSFLGSVPARPVDRPPPAESSSTAESSSTAESSSTAESSSTSVEPERSRPTRKRRFRNFPHPTTSMSDLLKMRKKLINNVSRELKEATTELESKSYGLSRRLDG